In the genome of Salinispirillum sp. LH 10-3-1, one region contains:
- a CDS encoding flagellar biosynthetic protein FliQ has product MSAMFIGDLFREALFIVFLCVAVLIVPSLLVGLVVATFQAATQINEQTLSFLPRLLVTILTLIMTGPWLVAKVVDFAERIYLDLPFLMI; this is encoded by the coding sequence ATGAGTGCCATGTTCATTGGCGATCTTTTTCGCGAAGCACTGTTCATCGTTTTTCTGTGTGTGGCGGTCCTGATTGTTCCTTCACTGTTGGTTGGTTTGGTGGTTGCAACCTTTCAGGCCGCGACGCAGATCAACGAGCAAACGTTGTCGTTTTTGCCGCGCTTATTAGTCACTATTTTGACGCTGATCATGACCGGGCCTTGGCTGGTCGCCAAAGTGGTGGACTTCGCAGAACGTATCTATCTCGACTTACCGTTCTTGATGATTTAG
- the flhB gene encoding flagellar biosynthesis protein FlhB: protein MAEGQDSSQEKTEEPTPRKLEKAREDGQVARSKELATTVVLVAAAMSFIMFGPMVARQMLDIATFNFAFDVAVKGDTAYLFRHLGASFSAMGLVVWPFFAVMVLAAFAGPLGLGGWNFTTKALAPKGSRINPLAGIKRMFSLNSLVELLKGYAKVGLVASMAVLILWSQVDSLRAIAREPTRQAIVHSATILGWSFLLMALTTAIIAAIDIPFQIYSHTKKLKMTFQEVKDEYKNTEGKPEVKAKIRQLQRQMAEGRMMSDVPQADVIITNPEHYSVALKYDPNSMPAPLMLAKGVDEVAMKIREIARENSISIIEMPPLARALYHHTKVGDEIPAELYLAVAQVLAYVFQMNEAKKGRMPPPERKPKVEVPPEFRHDD from the coding sequence GTGGCTGAAGGTCAGGACAGCAGTCAGGAAAAAACAGAAGAACCCACACCCCGAAAACTTGAGAAGGCCCGCGAAGACGGGCAGGTGGCGCGTTCGAAAGAGTTGGCGACGACGGTCGTGCTCGTGGCCGCGGCCATGTCATTCATTATGTTCGGCCCCATGGTCGCCCGACAAATGTTAGACATTGCGACCTTTAACTTTGCCTTTGATGTTGCGGTCAAAGGTGACACGGCCTACCTGTTTCGCCATCTTGGTGCTTCTTTCAGTGCCATGGGGTTAGTGGTCTGGCCCTTCTTTGCCGTTATGGTTTTGGCGGCATTTGCCGGGCCACTCGGGTTGGGAGGCTGGAACTTCACCACTAAAGCACTGGCACCGAAAGGTTCGCGCATTAATCCACTGGCAGGCATCAAGCGCATGTTCTCGCTGAACTCCTTGGTTGAACTGCTAAAGGGGTACGCCAAAGTCGGATTGGTGGCCAGTATGGCAGTGCTTATTTTATGGAGTCAGGTTGATTCCTTGCGGGCCATTGCACGGGAGCCAACCCGCCAAGCGATCGTTCATTCTGCAACGATACTGGGCTGGAGCTTCTTATTGATGGCGTTGACGACCGCGATCATCGCGGCCATCGATATCCCTTTCCAAATTTATTCGCACACGAAAAAATTAAAAATGACCTTCCAGGAGGTCAAAGACGAATACAAAAACACCGAAGGTAAACCTGAGGTCAAAGCAAAAATTCGCCAGTTACAACGGCAGATGGCAGAAGGGCGCATGATGTCCGATGTGCCACAGGCCGACGTTATCATCACCAACCCGGAGCACTATTCGGTCGCGCTCAAATACGACCCTAACAGCATGCCAGCACCGCTGATGCTGGCCAAGGGGGTGGATGAAGTTGCGATGAAGATTCGTGAGATCGCGCGCGAAAACAGCATCAGTATTATTGAGATGCCACCGCTGGCACGAGCCCTGTATCACCACACCAAAGTGGGTGATGAAATTCCGGCCGAGTTGTACCTGGCCGTGGCGCAGGTACTGGCTTATGTCTTCCAAATGAACGAAGCGAAGAAAGGCCGGATGCCACCGCCAGAGCGCAAACCGAAGGTGGAGGTGCCGCCTGAGTTCCGTCACGACGATTGA
- the fliO gene encoding flagellar biosynthetic protein FliO gives MKMTWLATLLLALPAAAAPRSDTVPTVGMSEITTVILGLLFVIGIIFACAWFMRRINGGTAVNGRAIKVLAVTPLGAKEKLVLVGIGQQQLLLGITPQQITTLHELAEPLDLQSHPEGSPFARQLGALIGGKGSQTQKDSTAE, from the coding sequence ATGAAGATGACGTGGTTAGCTACCTTGTTGTTAGCGTTGCCAGCAGCAGCTGCACCGCGCAGTGACACCGTTCCCACGGTGGGCATGAGTGAGATAACGACCGTTATCCTTGGTCTGCTCTTTGTTATCGGTATTATATTTGCATGCGCTTGGTTTATGCGTCGAATTAATGGCGGTACCGCGGTCAATGGCCGCGCAATTAAAGTACTGGCAGTGACGCCTCTGGGTGCAAAAGAAAAACTGGTTCTCGTGGGTATCGGACAGCAGCAGTTGTTATTAGGTATCACGCCTCAGCAGATTACGACACTGCATGAGTTAGCAGAGCCGCTTGACCTTCAATCGCACCCGGAGGGCAGTCCATTTGCCCGGCAGTTGGGAGCGTTGATTGGTGGTAAAGGTTCACAAACACAGAAGGACTCTACAGCGGAGTAG
- a CDS encoding MinD/ParA family protein, whose amino-acid sequence MAKQEPVQVIAVTGGKGGVGKSNVSINAAVAMAKLGKRVVVLDADLGLANIDVLLGLRATRNLVDVLDGRCGLKDVMVEGPCGIKVIPASSGTPYMANLAEQEHAGIIHAFSSLADEMDVLIVDTAAGISRTVVSFVRACQEVLVVVCDEPTSITDAYALIKVINHDYNMNRFRILANMVRTKNEGMRLYQKLTSVTERFVDVALQYAGEIPFDDNVRRAVQKQKSVVDAYPNTKASIAYEQLAQQMIRWPLPTSPKGHLEFFVERLITGSVR is encoded by the coding sequence ATGGCGAAACAGGAACCCGTTCAGGTAATTGCCGTTACAGGAGGCAAAGGCGGCGTTGGGAAAAGTAATGTGTCCATCAACGCAGCGGTTGCTATGGCAAAACTGGGCAAGCGCGTGGTGGTATTGGATGCTGACCTAGGGTTGGCAAATATCGACGTATTGCTCGGTTTGCGGGCTACCCGAAACCTGGTGGACGTCCTCGACGGCCGCTGTGGTCTCAAAGACGTCATGGTTGAAGGCCCGTGCGGCATTAAAGTCATTCCTGCATCATCTGGCACGCCCTATATGGCCAATTTAGCCGAGCAAGAGCATGCCGGAATCATACACGCCTTCTCATCGTTGGCAGATGAAATGGATGTGCTGATTGTCGATACCGCTGCAGGCATTTCCCGGACCGTTGTTAGCTTCGTGAGGGCCTGTCAAGAAGTCTTGGTGGTGGTATGTGACGAACCAACCTCCATTACCGATGCCTATGCACTGATTAAAGTCATCAATCACGACTACAATATGAATAGGTTCCGTATTTTGGCCAATATGGTCAGAACCAAAAACGAGGGCATGCGGTTGTACCAGAAGCTCACCAGTGTGACAGAGCGTTTTGTAGACGTTGCTTTGCAGTACGCAGGTGAGATACCTTTTGATGATAATGTAAGGCGTGCGGTGCAAAAGCAAAAGTCAGTGGTCGATGCCTACCCAAATACCAAGGCCTCAATCGCCTACGAGCAACTAGCACAGCAAATGATACGGTGGCCATTGCCAACCTCGCCCAAAGGACACTTGGAGTTCTTTGTAGAGCGTTTGATTACCGGCAGTGTGAGATAG
- a CDS encoding protein phosphatase CheZ: protein MSQTGADNARQEFEELIKLKSHELQGHIERGDLNAAMNIIQQLQDAREQTLYKEVGRLTRGLHDAITNFHIDANIGEDFTQLSEMADATDRLGYVVKMTEDAANKTMDKVDECMPIANDLGIVADELRTEWQRLSRREMSADEFRELYWKMDQFLDRLGGDSKALYGHLSDILLAQDFQDLTGQVIQRVTGLVRDVEKSLVDLMLLASKVENVAGFTREKAPEKEKDSLAGHGPTVKKTEDTVSSQDDVDDLLSSLGF from the coding sequence ATGAGTCAGACAGGTGCAGACAACGCCAGACAAGAATTCGAAGAGCTGATTAAGCTTAAATCCCATGAGTTGCAGGGGCACATTGAGCGTGGCGATCTCAATGCCGCTATGAATATTATCCAGCAACTGCAAGATGCGCGTGAGCAGACATTGTATAAAGAAGTCGGCCGCCTCACACGTGGTCTGCACGACGCCATAACCAACTTCCACATTGATGCCAATATCGGCGAAGACTTCACGCAGCTGTCGGAGATGGCTGATGCGACAGACCGTCTCGGTTACGTGGTAAAAATGACCGAAGATGCTGCCAACAAAACCATGGATAAAGTCGATGAGTGTATGCCGATTGCAAATGATCTCGGCATAGTGGCAGATGAATTGCGCACTGAGTGGCAACGTTTATCACGGCGTGAAATGTCGGCAGATGAATTTCGTGAACTGTATTGGAAAATGGATCAGTTTCTCGATCGTTTAGGCGGAGACTCCAAAGCGCTGTACGGTCATTTATCAGACATCCTGCTGGCACAGGACTTTCAGGACTTGACTGGGCAGGTCATTCAGCGGGTAACCGGTTTGGTTCGCGATGTTGAAAAAAGCCTCGTCGACCTGATGTTGCTGGCCAGTAAAGTAGAAAACGTTGCTGGTTTTACGCGCGAAAAAGCGCCAGAAAAAGAAAAAGATAGCTTGGCAGGACATGGCCCCACGGTTAAGAAAACCGAAGATACTGTCTCCAGCCAAGATGACGTCGACGATCTACTGTCCAGTCTGGGCTTTTAG
- a CDS encoding RNA polymerase sigma factor FliA, with the protein MYESQNKKSQMDELVTAHATLVKRIAHHLMARLPDTVLAEDLIQAGMIGLIEAAKNYDRTKGATFETYAGIRIRGSMLDEVRKGDWVPRSVHRNSRRVSDAIRTVEMRESRDAQDQEVAAEMGISLDEFYSLLKDTQNARLFSFEELMESSSSAESDQSWHSAVEQGPSSRHESSSMHASMVDAIKTLPEREQLILSLYYDEELNLKEIGAVLGVSESRVSQIHSQATHRLRARLRDWREGEE; encoded by the coding sequence ATGTATGAGTCGCAAAACAAAAAAAGTCAGATGGATGAGCTGGTAACAGCGCATGCGACGCTGGTAAAGCGAATTGCGCATCATCTAATGGCTAGACTACCAGACACCGTATTGGCAGAGGATCTCATTCAGGCTGGCATGATCGGTCTGATCGAAGCGGCCAAGAATTATGACCGTACCAAGGGCGCTACCTTTGAAACCTATGCGGGTATTCGGATTCGTGGTTCAATGTTAGACGAGGTGCGGAAAGGTGATTGGGTGCCGCGCAGTGTGCATCGCAACAGTCGACGTGTATCGGATGCGATCCGTACTGTAGAAATGCGCGAGTCGCGTGATGCACAGGATCAAGAAGTTGCGGCTGAAATGGGCATTTCACTCGATGAGTTCTATTCCTTGTTGAAAGACACCCAGAACGCGCGTTTATTCAGTTTTGAAGAATTGATGGAAAGTTCGTCATCCGCAGAGTCGGATCAGAGTTGGCATTCGGCGGTTGAGCAGGGCCCCTCATCCCGTCACGAATCATCGAGCATGCACGCCTCAATGGTGGATGCTATAAAAACACTACCCGAACGGGAGCAACTCATACTATCCTTATACTATGACGAAGAGCTCAACTTAAAAGAGATCGGTGCGGTACTCGGAGTCAGCGAATCAAGGGTCAGTCAGATTCATTCGCAGGCCACTCATCGACTCAGAGCCAGATTAAGAGACTGGCGCGAAGGTGAAGAGTGA
- the flhF gene encoding flagellar biosynthesis protein FlhF, with the protein MKVRKFIARNMSEGLKLVAAELGDEAMILSNRKVAEGIEILAAVKAEDEGDDPIVAPQIEAAPKVPSAPVPAPSQPNALTRDSLRELIAPRAPGAAPKPRETMQDSIIRMSEQEGGGGLTRDALMQLLTKHKDPLEEKRQKLRDQITEQNKYDFDDEPVKDEPVKPVAKPVRAAKPVEKPAAQQTRKPAPQVPVRPVASAEQKELSAMREELTALRQWLEVHERQNIGEAGGPLAQRLMLCGFDSRCITPMVEKYGDQLADDSWTLALEKIASLAENNAECLVKRGGIAALIGPTGAGKTTTLSKIATRFAMQHGADALGIISLDQYRIGAHEPVKILARILGCEIILQDQADNLEESLAKLSSKKLILIDTNGSERGLGAYQAQLGQSALERHIKPILVLPSNLSVHSLQNAYTRFSVLKPRGIILTKSDESAEIGPVLSLSLRKKVPLLYWSDGTLVPQDLHFGQVKRLIEESYASLKRDFSGAKVALTG; encoded by the coding sequence ATGAAAGTACGTAAATTCATTGCACGGAACATGTCAGAGGGTTTAAAGCTCGTGGCCGCTGAACTGGGTGATGAGGCGATGATTCTGTCTAACCGTAAGGTGGCAGAAGGCATCGAGATACTTGCTGCCGTTAAGGCTGAAGACGAAGGCGACGATCCTATCGTGGCGCCGCAGATTGAGGCTGCTCCTAAGGTTCCTTCCGCCCCAGTACCCGCACCCTCTCAACCTAACGCCTTGACGCGTGACTCTCTGCGTGAACTGATAGCACCGCGCGCGCCAGGCGCTGCGCCTAAACCACGTGAAACCATGCAAGACAGCATTATTCGTATGTCTGAGCAAGAAGGCGGTGGGGGTTTAACCCGCGATGCTTTGATGCAGTTGTTGACTAAGCACAAAGACCCGCTGGAAGAAAAGCGGCAAAAGCTGCGTGACCAGATCACCGAACAAAACAAATACGATTTTGATGACGAGCCGGTCAAAGACGAGCCCGTTAAGCCAGTGGCGAAGCCGGTTCGGGCTGCCAAACCGGTCGAAAAGCCTGCGGCCCAGCAGACGCGTAAGCCTGCTCCGCAGGTACCGGTGCGTCCGGTCGCCAGTGCTGAGCAGAAAGAGTTGTCTGCAATGCGCGAGGAATTGACGGCATTGCGTCAGTGGCTGGAAGTGCATGAGCGGCAGAATATTGGAGAGGCGGGCGGCCCTCTTGCGCAACGGCTGATGTTGTGTGGCTTTGACAGTCGCTGCATTACGCCGATGGTGGAAAAATACGGTGACCAATTGGCGGATGACAGCTGGACCTTGGCGCTGGAAAAGATCGCCAGCTTGGCTGAAAACAATGCTGAATGTTTAGTAAAGCGCGGTGGTATTGCCGCCTTAATCGGCCCAACAGGTGCTGGCAAAACAACGACACTATCGAAGATAGCAACCCGTTTCGCGATGCAGCACGGTGCGGATGCGCTGGGTATTATCTCCTTGGATCAATACCGCATCGGCGCGCATGAGCCAGTCAAAATTCTGGCACGGATACTTGGCTGCGAAATTATCTTGCAAGATCAGGCGGATAATCTTGAAGAGTCCTTGGCTAAACTCAGCAGTAAAAAGTTAATTCTAATTGATACCAATGGTTCTGAGCGCGGCTTGGGCGCTTACCAGGCGCAGTTGGGTCAGAGTGCACTCGAACGCCATATCAAACCCATTTTGGTATTGCCGTCTAACTTGTCTGTGCATAGTCTGCAGAACGCCTACACGCGTTTCAGTGTATTGAAACCACGCGGCATTATTCTGACCAAATCGGATGAAAGTGCAGAGATTGGTCCTGTCTTGAGTCTCAGTTTGCGCAAAAAAGTACCACTGTTGTATTGGAGTGACGGCACCTTAGTGCCGCAGGATCTCCATTTTGGTCAGGTTAAACGCCTGATCGAGGAGAGTTATGCCAGCTTAAAGCGAGATTTCTCGGGGGCCAAAGTAGCCCTCACCGGTTAG
- the fliP gene encoding flagellar type III secretion system pore protein FliP (The bacterial flagellar biogenesis protein FliP forms a type III secretion system (T3SS)-type pore required for flagellar assembly.) gives MIAGGAPSGGVGIPALTYTTDNAGNGQYTVTIQILAIMTALAFIPSAVIMMTSFTRIIVVLAILRQAMGLQQTPSNQVLIGMTLFLTFFIMYPILQDINTRAVQPYITEEITPLEALEVARGPIHAFMLSQTRQNDLAMFSRLSQQQTGDEIGTGEDIPLTVLIPAFVTSELKTAFQIGFLLFIPFLIIDLVVASVLMAMGMMMLSPLIISLPFKIMMFVLVDGWALVMGSMAASFGV, from the coding sequence ATGATAGCAGGCGGTGCGCCTTCGGGCGGTGTTGGCATTCCTGCGCTGACCTATACAACGGACAACGCAGGGAACGGTCAATATACCGTTACCATCCAGATTCTCGCCATCATGACGGCCTTGGCGTTTATACCGTCGGCGGTCATCATGATGACGTCCTTCACCCGCATCATTGTGGTTTTGGCGATCTTGCGGCAGGCCATGGGGCTGCAGCAAACACCATCCAACCAAGTCTTGATTGGCATGACGTTGTTCCTGACGTTCTTCATCATGTACCCCATTCTGCAAGACATCAACACGCGTGCCGTGCAGCCGTATATCACCGAAGAGATTACGCCACTGGAAGCGCTAGAAGTGGCCCGAGGTCCAATCCATGCGTTTATGCTCAGTCAAACACGCCAGAATGACCTTGCCATGTTTTCGCGCCTATCACAGCAACAGACCGGCGACGAGATCGGCACAGGTGAAGACATTCCTTTGACGGTGCTGATACCGGCGTTCGTGACCAGCGAATTAAAAACTGCGTTTCAGATCGGCTTTTTGTTGTTTATTCCTTTTTTGATCATCGACCTTGTGGTGGCCAGCGTCTTGATGGCCATGGGTATGATGATGCTATCACCCTTGATCATTTCGTTACCCTTTAAAATCATGATGTTCGTGCTGGTAGACGGCTGGGCACTGGTCATGGGCTCCATGGCTGCGAGCTTTGGTGTTTAG
- the cheY gene encoding chemotaxis response regulator CheY, whose product MDKNMKILVVDDFSTMRRIVKNLLRDLGFTNTHEADDGSTAWPMLQSGDFDFLVTDWNMPGMTGIELLQKVRADDRLKTLPVLMVTAEAKRDQIVAAAQAGVNGYVVKPFTAAALKEKIEKIFERVDASK is encoded by the coding sequence TTGGATAAGAACATGAAAATTCTGGTGGTGGATGATTTTTCAACGATGCGTCGCATTGTTAAAAACCTGCTGCGGGATTTAGGGTTTACAAATACGCATGAGGCCGATGACGGAAGTACCGCCTGGCCAATGTTACAAAGTGGCGACTTTGATTTTCTGGTCACTGACTGGAATATGCCAGGCATGACGGGCATCGAGCTACTGCAGAAGGTGCGCGCGGACGATCGTCTAAAAACGTTGCCGGTTCTCATGGTCACTGCGGAAGCAAAACGCGACCAGATCGTGGCGGCGGCACAAGCTGGCGTAAACGGATATGTGGTCAAGCCCTTCACTGCTGCAGCGCTGAAAGAAAAAATCGAAAAGATTTTTGAGCGCGTGGATGCGAGCAAGTAA
- the fliN gene encoding flagellar motor switch protein FliN — translation MADENLPPEDNEEGIDADQLANEVAAESSDDGLADEWAAAMSESGDDVASDDAEEEGAARAPLEELMDESKGPGQSSPDLDVILDIPVSIAMEVGRTDIPIRNLLQLNQGSVIELDRLAGEPLDVLVNGTLIAHGEVVMVNEKFGIRLTDVVSQQERITRLR, via the coding sequence ATGGCTGACGAAAACTTGCCACCAGAAGACAATGAAGAAGGCATTGATGCGGATCAGTTGGCGAACGAAGTAGCCGCTGAAAGCTCTGATGACGGTTTGGCTGACGAATGGGCTGCGGCCATGAGCGAGTCCGGCGATGACGTTGCCAGTGATGATGCAGAAGAGGAAGGTGCCGCACGAGCACCGCTTGAAGAGTTGATGGACGAATCGAAAGGTCCAGGCCAGTCATCGCCGGATCTGGATGTCATTCTAGACATTCCAGTCTCCATAGCGATGGAAGTGGGGCGTACAGATATCCCCATCCGTAATCTGTTGCAGTTGAACCAAGGCTCGGTGATTGAGCTGGATCGTTTGGCCGGGGAGCCCTTGGATGTGCTGGTAAACGGTACTTTGATCGCCCACGGTGAGGTGGTCATGGTGAACGAGAAATTCGGTATTCGTTTAACGGACGTCGTCAGTCAGCAAGAACGGATTACGCGGTTACGCTGA
- the flhA gene encoding flagellar biosynthesis protein FlhA: MDRNTLLRGMRVNAQNVLTGHLGVPLFLLVLLAFVTLPMPTPILDLFFTFNIALSIIVLLVTIYALRPLDFAVFPSILLVATLLRLALNVASTRVVLLNGHEGGDAAGKVIEAFGEVLIGGNYAVGLVVFAILMIINFVVVTKGAGRVSEVSARFTLDAMPGKQMAIDADLNAGLIDADAAKSRRAEIAQEADFYGSMDGASKFVRGDAVAGILILIINIVGGIAIGMAQHGLNFGTAVENYALLTIGDGLVAQIPSLLLSTAAAIMVTRNSSSQEMGGQITDQMLGSPRILAVAAGLLWVLGLVPGMPHMVFLGLALVLTVAALWTYLRNKEDAEDLADEAGRPGGGGGSKGGGKGGGLPGSSPDGVAPRPGGGSAKEGTLEQDTKELSWDDVQPVDMVGLEVGYRLIPLVDKSQGGQLLGRIKGVRKKLSQDVGFLMPSIHIRDNLDLLPNHYRLTLMGVTIAEAEIHPERDMAINPGQVFGDIAGIAAKDPAFGLDAVWIESSQKDQAQALGYTVVDASTVVATHLNQILFKHAHELLGHEEVQKLLDQLTKNSPKLAEELVPNTLSVSALLKVLQNLLLEQVPIRDMRTIAEALTNAGSQDTSQLTAAARTALARLIVQNIIGNETEMPVMTLDRDLEQLLQRILQQGQQNGGGDAVMIEPALAEKLQGSVGELVRRLEAEGKPAILLVPGPLRMMLARFFRFAVDNLNVLAYDEVPENKRITVVASVGQS, from the coding sequence ATGGACCGCAATACCTTGCTACGTGGTATGCGCGTCAATGCACAAAATGTACTCACCGGGCACCTGGGTGTCCCCTTATTCTTACTGGTGTTATTGGCATTCGTTACGTTGCCGATGCCGACGCCCATTCTCGACCTGTTCTTCACGTTTAACATCGCACTGTCCATCATTGTGCTCCTGGTTACTATCTATGCGTTGCGACCGCTCGATTTTGCGGTATTTCCGTCCATCTTGCTGGTGGCTACACTGCTGCGTTTGGCGCTGAACGTTGCCTCGACGCGGGTCGTTTTACTTAACGGGCACGAAGGTGGAGACGCGGCAGGGAAGGTGATTGAGGCCTTCGGTGAGGTGCTGATCGGCGGTAACTACGCGGTCGGTCTCGTCGTGTTTGCGATCCTGATGATCATTAACTTCGTGGTGGTGACCAAGGGTGCGGGCCGCGTATCGGAAGTAAGTGCACGTTTTACCTTGGATGCCATGCCCGGTAAACAGATGGCGATCGATGCTGATCTGAACGCAGGCTTGATCGATGCGGATGCTGCTAAGTCTCGTCGGGCAGAGATTGCACAGGAAGCTGACTTCTACGGTTCTATGGACGGTGCATCGAAGTTTGTACGCGGTGACGCCGTCGCCGGTATCCTGATTTTGATCATCAATATCGTCGGTGGTATTGCCATCGGTATGGCGCAGCATGGTTTGAACTTTGGTACAGCGGTTGAAAACTACGCCTTGCTGACCATCGGTGATGGTTTGGTCGCTCAGATTCCATCGCTATTGCTGTCCACAGCAGCTGCGATCATGGTAACGCGTAACTCCAGCAGTCAGGAAATGGGTGGTCAGATCACCGACCAAATGCTCGGCTCCCCGCGCATTCTGGCCGTTGCCGCAGGCTTGTTGTGGGTGCTGGGTCTCGTGCCTGGTATGCCACACATGGTATTTTTGGGGCTGGCACTGGTACTGACGGTCGCTGCCTTGTGGACCTATTTGCGCAACAAGGAAGACGCTGAGGACCTCGCTGACGAGGCAGGGCGCCCTGGTGGCGGTGGCGGCAGCAAGGGCGGCGGCAAAGGCGGTGGTTTGCCGGGTAGCTCACCAGACGGTGTGGCACCGCGTCCCGGTGGCGGTAGCGCAAAAGAAGGTACCCTTGAGCAGGACACCAAAGAACTCAGCTGGGACGATGTGCAACCGGTCGACATGGTGGGCTTGGAAGTAGGCTATCGCCTGATTCCTCTGGTCGATAAGTCGCAAGGTGGGCAACTGCTGGGCCGCATTAAAGGTGTGCGCAAAAAACTATCACAGGATGTCGGTTTCTTGATGCCGTCCATTCATATTCGTGACAACTTGGATTTGTTGCCGAACCATTATCGACTCACACTGATGGGGGTCACCATCGCCGAGGCGGAGATCCATCCGGAACGTGATATGGCGATCAATCCAGGACAGGTGTTCGGCGATATTGCGGGCATTGCGGCCAAAGACCCGGCGTTTGGGTTGGACGCAGTGTGGATAGAGTCATCACAGAAGGATCAAGCTCAGGCACTAGGCTATACTGTGGTTGATGCCAGTACTGTTGTAGCCACTCATTTGAACCAAATATTGTTTAAGCACGCTCACGAACTGCTGGGCCATGAGGAAGTTCAGAAGCTGTTGGATCAGTTGACGAAGAATTCGCCGAAACTGGCAGAAGAACTGGTGCCGAATACACTCAGTGTCAGTGCCTTGTTGAAGGTTCTGCAGAATCTGTTGCTGGAGCAGGTGCCAATACGTGATATGCGCACCATAGCCGAAGCATTGACCAATGCTGGGTCGCAGGATACGTCACAATTGACCGCAGCGGCTCGCACCGCCTTGGCTCGGTTGATAGTGCAGAACATCATCGGCAATGAAACCGAAATGCCGGTTATGACGTTGGATCGCGATTTGGAACAGTTGTTGCAGAGGATCCTTCAGCAGGGTCAACAAAATGGCGGCGGTGATGCCGTAATGATTGAGCCAGCTTTGGCTGAGAAGCTGCAAGGATCGGTCGGAGAGTTGGTGCGCCGACTAGAGGCAGAAGGGAAGCCGGCGATACTACTGGTGCCTGGGCCTTTGCGCATGATGCTGGCCCGTTTCTTCCGGTTTGCCGTGGATAATCTGAATGTGCTGGCGTACGACGAAGTACCGGAAAATAAAAGAATTACTGTAGTGGCCTCGGTCGGACAGTCTTAG
- the fliR gene encoding flagellar biosynthetic protein FliR has translation MEITDAQISSWVTHYLWPLFRFLGFFAVVPIFGAQTVSMRIRLSLALVCTIALVPVLPPMPDIEAVSVTNFIVIFQQMAIGISLGFLVLMLWQVFIIAGQAIAMQMGLGFASMMDPANGVTVAVLSQWYIVLVTLIFLAVDGHLVVLEVLIDSFYTMPIGTAGLTQGSLMDIVMMGTWMFAAAFVMALPAVTALLIVNLAFGVMTRSAPQLNIFALGFPITMLMGIFIVWASFTGVFSMLTELVLDIVPAMRRLEVTGG, from the coding sequence ATGGAGATCACTGATGCGCAGATTTCGAGTTGGGTGACTCATTATCTGTGGCCGTTGTTTCGTTTTCTAGGTTTCTTTGCCGTGGTCCCCATTTTTGGGGCGCAAACCGTATCGATGCGTATTCGGTTGTCGCTGGCTTTGGTCTGTACCATAGCGTTGGTGCCAGTATTGCCACCTATGCCGGATATCGAGGCCGTGTCGGTGACCAACTTCATTGTGATTTTCCAGCAAATGGCGATTGGTATCTCGCTCGGTTTTTTGGTTTTGATGCTTTGGCAGGTATTTATCATTGCTGGGCAAGCGATCGCGATGCAAATGGGTCTTGGTTTTGCTTCAATGATGGACCCCGCTAACGGGGTAACGGTTGCTGTGTTGTCGCAGTGGTACATCGTCTTGGTGACTTTGATCTTTCTCGCTGTAGACGGTCATCTGGTTGTGCTGGAGGTGTTGATCGACTCGTTCTATACCATGCCCATAGGCACGGCAGGGCTGACCCAAGGCAGTTTGATGGACATTGTGATGATGGGTACCTGGATGTTTGCTGCTGCCTTCGTTATGGCTTTACCGGCAGTCACGGCGTTGCTGATTGTGAACCTAGCGTTTGGGGTAATGACACGCTCGGCACCGCAGTTAAATATTTTTGCGTTGGGTTTTCCCATCACCATGTTGATGGGCATATTCATTGTGTGGGCATCCTTTACCGGGGTGTTCAGCATGCTTACCGAGCTGGTGTTGGATATTGTGCCAGCCATGAGAAGACTGGAGGTGACCGGTGGCTGA